The Clostridium beijerinckii genomic sequence AATAAAGCTTCAATTCCAACAATCTCATTATTAGACAAATCAATTTGTGGCTGATAATTAATATTTAGCTCATGCTTATTAATAGCATTCTTTAATTCCCTTCTAATCAATACGTCCCTATAATATGTCTCAAATATTTCGTTATTAAAGATTGTATAATTGTTTTTTCCAGTTTTCTTAGACTTGTACATAGCTAAATTACAAAACTCTAACAACTCATCAGAATTTATGCTATCATCCGGGAAAGTAGATATTCCCATACTTACAGAAATGTCTAATTCATCATCTGCTATCTTAAAAGGTACTGACAAATTTTCATAAATTTTCTTGCAAATTTCCTCTATTTCACTTATAAATTTAAATTCATAGATCAAAATTGCAAATTCATCACCATTTAATCTAAATAGTTTCCCTTTTCCTTTAATACATTTACTTACCCTTTCAGAAAAACATTTTAATATAAAGTCACCAAAAGAATAGCCCCAATTATAATTTATGATTTTGTAGTCATCAACATCAATATAAATAATCGCACCTTTTCTACAATTAACTTTTGATATCTCTAAACTCCTATTAAGCTTTTCAAAAAAATAAGTACTATTTGGTAGCCCAGTAAGAATATCATACCTTGAGAATTCTTCATTAGGCTTACTTTTTTTTCTCCTATGTATATCCTTGTTTAATTTTCCTCTTGTGGTATTTACCATTTTCATCTTAAGTTTAAGTTCTTTTTTGGGCATATTAATTTTATTCATAATAACTTCCTTTTTTAAATTAGTACAACTCAACACGTGTAAAACCTCTCCACCTCGCTCCTATTATTTAATAATAAAATATGACATCTTCAATAATAATTTTTGCGTAATTATTCTACAAATTTTTAAACTTTGACTTTTTAAAAAATTAAATATATCATTTATTTGAACATAATAAATATTTTGTCCTATTATTTTATGTAATAATGTATTTATAGCTCTGCAAATATACAAATATTGCATATTAATATGTCATAAGAATACAATTTAACCTATATTTGTACATTTTTTAAGCTTTTTTATACAATATTTACATATACTACAACTTATAATATAATAAAATTGGACAAAATATTTATTATGTATCATTACTTCTAGAGGAGAGTGCATATGAGGGCATCTAATGAAACTGAAATTAAATATTTAACGCAAAAAGAAGTATTATCACTATTTAATGCAATTGAAAATTCTGGAAAGCTGCATTCAACACGTGATTTAGCAATATTTAGATTAGCTTATAGATGCGGTCTTAGAGCTTCCGAAATATCAATGTTAAAATTGGAAAATTATAATATTAATAAAGGAGAAATATATTGTAAAAGATTAAAGGGTAGTAAGAATAATACTCTGCGGCTAGATGAGAAAACTAAAAGCGTTTTAGACAAATACATTACTGAAAATGAAATTACATCTGAAGCTCAAACTATATTTACAAGTCAAAAGAATAAGCCAATTTCAAGGCAAACCCTAGACCACCTAACGAAGCAATATTTCTCAATGGCAAGTATTCAAGATAAGTCAAAGCACCATTTTCATACCATTAAACATACTACAGCAGTTCACCTTGCTGAATGTGATATGGATATAAAAGAGCTTCAATGGTGGCTTGGACACAAATCTGTTACCAATACAGAAATATATTTTCAATTTACTACAAAACAACAAGAAAAGATGTATGAAAAACTAGAGGGAAAAAGTGAAATGGTATAAAATTTACTTAATTAATTAAAAAAGACTTACTTTAGCTGCTAAATAACTAAAATAAGTCTTTTATTTTTCATCACATATCTTCTTTAAATTTTAAACTTTTGTATCATTTCATTGAGTTTTTGCGCAAGCCCTGCTTGGTTTTGTGCTGTTAAAGCAACTTGCTCTATGGCTTTTGAAGTTTCATCTACACTTTCTTTTATCGTAGCTACTTGATCGTTTGATTCTTGCGCTGTCGATGCCATCTCTTGTACTAACTTATTAACTTTCCCTACAGTGATTGTAATTTCTTCTGACATGTTTGCAATATTCTCTGACATTTTACTTACAAATTCAGAATCGCTATAATATATATTTCCTGTATTTCCATAGGCATTAAACTGTTCATGCACCTCTGTATTTATAAATTTCAATATATCATTTCCAGTGTTAATGCTGTTATTAAATGCATCCTGAACTTTAATTATAGTATTTTTGATAGCTGTTACAGCCTCTGATGATTGTTCTGCAAGCTTTCTTACTTCATCTGCTACAACTGCAAATCCTTTACCTTGTTCCCCTGCCCTTGCTGCTTCTATTGCTGCATTCAGTGCTAATAAATTTGTTTGTTCAGATATACTTCCAATTGTATCAGCCATAATTTTAATATTATCAACTATCTTTCCATTTTCAATAACAATTAACATGTTCTTTTGTTTTTCCTTTGATAATTTCTCCATTTCATCTATAGACTTTTTACTATTGTTTTTGACTTCTATAGCTCTCTCTTTGGATCTATTAGCATTCTGGCTTCCTTCCATAGCTTTTTTAGATAAATCATTTATATTTGAGTTTACTTCATCTACTGTCGTACTTATAATTCCTGCCTCAGCACAAGATTCCTCCATCCCTAGTGAAATAGTACTTACAGCTTCATCTATACTCGCAGCTTTTGATGAAAGCTCCTCAGCTGTTGCAGAAAGTTCTTCACTAGATGTACTTATATCTTGAGAATTTTGAATAATATCTCTAATTAGTTTATTCACATTTTCTTGTGCTTTATTTAATGCACTTCCTGTTTGTCCAAGTTCGTCCTTTCTTTTAATTGAAATTGGAGTCGAAAAATCATATAACGCTAATCTCTCTGCAAATCCTTTGATTTTTTTTAATGGTATATTTATAGCCTTTGATATTAGTGCTCCAAATATAATTGCTACCACTAATCCAAAGATAGTAAGTGTAATCATAATTTTATTAGAATTAATATAAGTAGATGATATATCCTCATTAGCTGATTTTGCATCAGATATATTTATATCTATAACTTTATCCAGGCTATACATCATTTTTGTCTGTAGAGGAACCATTTCTAAATACCTCTTTTTTGCTTCTTCTAAATCTTCTGATTTCACAGCATTCACTACCTTGTCTCTAACCTGATTATATTCCTTCGCATTATCATTAAATTCCTTCCAAGATTTTGTTTCACTACTTGTCATTTGTGATTTTTCATAATCATTTATATATTTATCATTCTCATTAAGTGCAGTAATAACATTTTTTTGTGCTTCCTCTACCTTATATTTATCTTTTTCATACATCATGATTAATATGTTACTTTTAATTTCTGTCATATTTGATTTTATAGATAGGATCTCATTGACATGATTAAAATTTCTATTGTACATTCCTGATGCTTTATTATTTACATTTTTCAAAGACAATGCTCCTATTATTCCTACTACGCCAATTAAAATTGCTACCGTCAAAAATGATAAGGTTAATTTAAATTTTATAGGCAGGCTTCTTCTCAAAAACATAACTTTTCCCCTCTCTAAATTTATAATCTCGACCATTTATTACCCTTTTTGCAATAGAAAACGTTTTACTAAGATGTTGAAATTAACATATATTGCTAATTATTATGATAATATTTTTAATTTATATAATCAACTAAAAAATCTACTCTTATATCGAAATGTTGAGTATTTGCTAATCATTTTTAACCATAAACTTAATTATAGAAAAAATAATAAAGCTATACACAAGTCTACTTTAACTATGCATATAGCTTTATTAATTAATTTACTCTATCTAAAATCTAAAATCACGTTTTCCTTCATGTAAGTTTTCAAGATTTTCTAATACTATCTTTTTAACTTTTTCATTTGGAATTCTTGGAATTTCATTTTTAATTACTTCTTCACCTTTTCTTCGTGTATCTTCAGACGCATAATCCTCTAGATATTCCTTTAGCGTCATAAGTGCATTAGGCTGACAGCAGTTTGCTATTTGTCCTGATTTAACAAGACTCATAAATCTATCCCCAGTTCTTCCTTCTCTATAACAAGCAGTACAGAAGCTTGGAATATGACCCTTTTCTAACAGCCAATTTACTATTTCATCTAAAGTTCTAGTATCATTTACATCAAATTGAGCTGAATTTTCTTCTTCCTTCTCTTTTTCAACATATCCACCAACGCTTGTAGATGATCCTCCACTTATTTGAGAAACTCCAAGTTCAAGTACTTTTTCTCTTGTTTTTTGAGATTCTCTTGTTGAAACAATAAGACCTGTATATGGAACTGTAATTCTAAGTACTGCAACTATTTTAGCAAATATCTCATCTGAAATTGCATTAGTAAATTCATCTGGATTTATATCATCAGCTGGTCTTATTCTTGGTACACTTATTGTATGCGGTCCAACTCCCATAGCTGCTTCTAAGTGCTCTGCATGCATAAGAAGTCCAACGAAATCATATCTATACATATTTAATCCATATAGTACACCTAGTCCGACATCATCAATTCCACCTTCCATAGCTCTATCCATAGCTTCTGTATGGTAAGCATAATCATGCTTTGGTCCTGTTGGGTGAAGCTCTTCATATGTCTTTTTGTGATATGTTTCTTGGAATAAGATATATGTTCCAATTCCCGCTTCCTTTAACCTTCTATAATTTTCAACAGTTGTAGCTGCAATATTTACGTTAGCTCTTCTAATTGCGCCATTTTTGTGTTTTATACTATAAATTGTTTTTATGCTTTCAAGTACATATTCAATTGGATTATTTACAGGATCTTCTCCTGTTTCTAATGCAAGTCTTTTATGCCCCATATCTTGTAATGCAATTACTTCTTTTTCAATCTCCTCTTGAGTAAGCTTCTTTCTTGTTATATGTTTATTCTTGTGATGATATGGACAATAAGTACATCCATTTACACAATAATTAGAGAGATATAATGGCGCAAACATTACTATTCTATTACCATAAAATCTTTGCTTGATTTCTTTTGCAAGTTTATACATTTTTTCATTTTCATCTTCTAATTCACATTCAAGTAAAACTGCTGCTTCTCTATGTGAAATTCCTTTACACTCTTTAGCCTTTTCTAGAATTTCATTAATTAATTGTCTATTGTTCTTATTTTTCTTAGCAAACTCAAGAGTTTCTAATATCTCTTCGTTATCAATAAATTCCGTTGCTATTTTTGATTTAACATTATACATTACTCTACTCTTCTTTCTATAATTGGATTTTTAAATTTTGAATTTAATTCGTTCTGATTAATGCTTTCTTCATCCAATTTTGGCAAAGGCTAAAATATTAATTAAAGCTAATCTACTTATTACTATATTTAATATTTATTTAGCAGTTTTAGAATACATTGTTTTTACATTTATTCCTTCGATCATACCAAGTTTACCTGATAATGAACTTATTATATCATTGGTAGCATCTATCACTACACTTATTATACCTACATTCTTTTCTCTGTAAGGTATACCCATTCTCCCAACCATATATTGCGAATATTCATGCAAAATATTGTTGAGCTTATCTGTTGAATTCATATCTTCCACTATAATTCCTATCAATGCGATTCTTGTATCCATATTCTTTATTCCTTTCAAGAAGAAAATATTTTTAAATTCACCGTATTAATTAGCAATTACTATTTTCAATTGCAATAAAAAATCCCCATGCCACAAAAAGGCGCAGGGATAGCATACATATCTCTATCTATAATACCGCCTTGTCATTTGGGACGAACCCTCATGTGTTTCAGAACGATCATGTGTTAAGAGTCTTTCTTCTTGGGATTTCCCCCTTAAAGTCAGACTACATTTATATTTTAACACAAATATTGTTTATATCAAGCCTAGATAAGCTACGATTATCTAATTTAAAAAATTAATCAAATAATCCATAGTATCCGATGTTTTGCTATCTCCATTTTTTTCATAAAAATCCTTACTGCTTAGTAGAAATCCCATTAAATCAAATTTCATGTCTGCCACTGACTCACCAGTCTCACGAGCCTTTGCTGATAAAATGGCTCCTTGTATTAATAATCCCAAGCTTAGTTTTCCTGCAGTTTTATCACTAAGAAATCCTTCATTATGCAATTGTGTTGTTATGCTATTTATTTCTTTTATACTACAATTTGACAAAGATATTCCAAGAGCATCTGCAACTTTGTTAATATCTGCTTCACCATCTGCTTTTAAATATTTATCTTTACTATTAGCTATATCTAGATCTATGACTTTCTCCATAACTGTTGTAGAAGTAAAACTATTTTCACCATCTAATTTATCATATTTCTCGTGCATTTCATTCTTTAATTTTTCAAGTTCCTGATTTGCTTGAATTGAATTTGTTTTATTCTGTAGCTTTGAATTACTATAAGTTAAATTTTTCAGTTGATCTGAAAAAGAAAGTCTATTGTCATTTTTTTATATGTACTCATATTACTCGAATACATTCTATTAACTGTTGTCTTGTTATTTATATTTGATATCATAAATCCACTTCCTAAATATATTTATAATTTAAATTTATACATTTATTTATCGAATATTTACTAGAATAATTTACAATATCCAAATAATAAAGTCATATATTGTCATTACTGTAGTTAAATTTAAATACATTTAGATTAAATAGCCTTTTTTCATGCATTATACATGGATTTTATTTTACATTATTAAAGAATAAAATAATAAATCCTTGTGACTTAAAAACACAAGGATATTATATATCTTATAAAAATATGCTTACTCTAAGTTAGTAGCAAATTACAATCCCACCATCATCAGCATAAACAGTACTTAATCCGCTTCCTTCAAAAATTATTATATCTTCAAAGTTATATTTGTTTTTTATTTCTTCCTTAAGCTTTTCTGCTTTTTCTCTTGCATTTATATGCCCTATTCCTAGAACCTTATTTTTAAAATCGCTGCCTTCTTCACCTATTAGGTCTATTAGTCTATTAAATGCCTTTTTCTTCCCTCTTACTTGCTCTTTTAGCACAATTTCTCCATCGTTAGCAGTCATAATTGGAGTAACTTGCAGAAGTGATCCCATTAAAGCTTTTGCACTGCTTATTCTTCCATTCTTAACTAGGTTGTCCAATTTATCTAAAACAAATAACGTCTTCATATTTTCTATGTATTCAGTAACTTGCTCTACAATCTGAGAATTATGTGCTTTTTCTTCAATTAACTTTTTTATTTTTAAAACAACTAGATCAGCTCCAGATACTGCTGTCTTACAATCGAATACATGAACAAAACTTTCCGGAAACTCTTCTTGAAACATTTCCTTTGCCAATATAGCACTATTATGTGATCCACTTAATTTACCAGAAATGGTTACAACAAAATTATTTTTACACTTTTTTAAAGCTTCTAGAAAATCATGTGGCGATGGGCATGCTGTTTTAATTTTGTTTTTGCTGCTTTTCATTTTTTCTAGTAGATCATTTATATTTACATTCTTATCAACGATTTCTTCATCGTCAATAATAATTTTAAATGGAATTCTTTCCATATACTCTTCATTTCCAAAAACTTCATTATTAAAATCAACACAACTGTCTACTATTATTCTAGTATTCATTTTATTCCTCCATCTTTTTCATTTGTAGTTCTAATACTTTATCTATCAACTCATTTAATTAATAACGCTTGCCTAAATTAATATATAATTGTCCACTAAATTATATATTAATTTTACTATTATTAGTAGTTATTTTTTTCTTAACATATATATTGAAAAAGTAATCCTTCATTATAATTCTAAAAATATCACAAGAATTTTAGCCGCAATTGTGAATCGTTGAAATGTGAATTGTGAATTTCAACACATATACATATCTAAAAATAAAGTATTATAAGTAGTACTATTTAATACTTACTCTTAACGATATATCTTTCAAATTATACGTAATAGTAAAAGGCAAGTTCTGCACTATATATAAAATATTTAGTGCAGAACTTACCTTAACCTCATACATTTTCTTTTTCTTAATTTATTTAACACATTTTATTAACAAACTATGGTTTAAAGTTTGAAGAAACCATTTCTTACATTGCTGCTATATTTATTTCTTTTTCTTTGAATATAAGTCGAATACTACAGCGAATAATAATACAAATCCTTTGATAGCTTGTTGCCAGTTATTATCAACTCCCATTAAAGACATACCATTATTAAGTACTCCCATTACAAGTCCACCAACAACTGCTCCTAAAATTCTTCCAGTACCACCTGCTGTAGATGCACCACCTATATAGCAAGCTGCTAAAGCATCTAATTCGAAGTTAACACCAGCTTTAGGTTGTGCTGAGTTAACACGTGCAGCATAAGCGAGTCCTGCTAATGCTGCCATCAATCCCATATTTACAAATACTAAGAATGTAATCTTATCAACGTTTACACCTGATAAAGCTGCTGCTTTTTTATTACCACCAACTGCATATACTTGTCTACCAAATACTGTTTTAGTAGTAATGAATGAGTAAATTGCTATTAATACTCCTGCTATTATTAATATATTTGGTATACCTTTATAAGATGCTAATACAAAGCTTCCACCCATAATTACTACAACTGATATTATATTTTTAGCAAGGAACATTGAATTATGATCAACATTGAAATTATATTTTTGAAGTTTCTTTCTTCCTTTTATATTATTAAATACCATGATTACCGATAATATAACACCTACGATCATTGCTGATCCAACTAAATAAATATCGCCCATTTTAAAGTAGAATAGTGGAGGTATGAATCCAGATCCTAAGTTTGCAAATTCATTTGGGAATGGAGCGATTGTCTTACCATTTAATATTATCATTGAGAATCCTCTAAAGATTAATTGTCCCGCTAATGTTACAACAAATCCTGGAATTGCTTTATACGAAATCCAATATCCTTGTACAGCTCCAACAGCTGCACCTATTAAAAGTGATACAACAACAGATACTACAGGGTTCATTCCTTTATTAACCATAAGAACACCGGCTATTGCTCCAACAAAGGCGCACACGGAACCAACCGCAAGATCGACAGTACCTACAATAACTACTAAAAGCATTCCTACTGCAAGAATAAGTACGTAACCATTTTGCTGAATTAAATTTGTTATGTTAAGTGATTTTAACATAACTCCCTTAGTTAAAATCGAGAATATAACTACTACCACTAATAATGCAACAAGCATACCATTGTCTTTCATAAATTTATTAAATGTATTTTTTGCAACTTTTTTTTCTTCAACTCTTGCTTCACTCATTTTACTACCTCCCTATTTTGATGCAACAATTTTACTCATGATAACTTCTTGAGTAGCATCTTTCTTATCTAATTCTCCAATAATCTTTCCTTCATTCATGACATAGATTCTATCACTTAATCCAAGGACTTCGGGTAATTCGGATGAAATTACAATAACTGCTTTTCCTTGAGCTACTAAATCATTTATAATTGTATATATCTCATATTTTGCTCCAACGTCAATTCCCCTAGTAGGTTCATCAAGAATTAGTAAATCTGGTTCTGCATAAACCCATCTTGAAAGTACTACTTTTTGTTGATTTCCACCACTTAAGTTTCCTGTAATTTGTAATATACTTGGAGTTTTGATTTTCATTGATTTTCTGAATTCTTCTGCCGCTAAAATTTCAACTTGTTCATTTATAACACCATTATTAGAAATCTTACCTAATGAAGCTATTGAAATGTTATGACGAATATCATCAATCAGGTTTAAACCTGCTTCTTTTCTATCTTCAGTTACGTAAGCAATACCCGCATTAATTGCATCTTTAACTGTTTTAATATGAATTTCTTTACCTTCTTTTAAAATGCTACCAGAAATCTTTTGTCCATATGTTCTACCAAAAATGCTCATTGCAAGTTCAGTTCTTCCAGCACCCATAAGCCCGGCAATTCCAAGTACTTCGCCTTTTCTAACTTTTATATTTACATTATCAACCATTTTCCTATCTGGATAATCTGGATGATATACATTCCAATCCTTTATTTCAAACATCACATCTCCAATTTTAGGAGTTCTTTTTGGATAACGGTCTGTAAGTTCACGACCAACCATCCCTTTAACAATTCTATCCTCTGAGATTTGCCCTCCAGAGGCATCTAATGTTTCAATACTAGCTCCATCACGTAGTACTGTTATAGAGTCACATACTCTTGAAACTTCATTTAACTTATGTGAAATTAAAATACATGTAATTCCTTGTGATTTTAACTCTAACATTAATTTTAATAAATTTTCACTGTCATCCTCATTTAATGATGCAGTCGGTTCATCTAGAATTAATAATTTTACGTTCTTTGATAATGCCTTTGCAATTTCAATTAATTGTTGTTTACCAACACCAAGTGTGTTAACTATTGTATCTGGGTCTTCATCTAATCCGACCTTTTTAAGTAATTCTTTAGTTCTAATTCTTACCTCTTGCCAGTCTATAACTCCATGACTTGCAATTTCGTTTCCTATAAATATATTTTCTCCTATACTAAGATGTGGACTCAAAGCTAATTCTTGATGTATAATAACTATTCCATCTGCCTCACTGTCTTTTATGCCTTTATATTTACATGCCTTTCCATTATATAGAATTGCACCTTCGTATGATCCGTGAGGATATATTCCACTTAATACCTTCATTAAAGTTGATTTACCTGCTCCATTTTCTCCACAAAGAGAATGAATTTCTCCTGATTGCACTCTTAAATTAACATTATCTAGTGCTTTTACACCAGGAAATGTCTTAGTTATATTTATCATTTCAAGAATAATATCATTGTCTTTTAACATACGTCACGCCCCTCCTTATTTGAATGATAGTGGAACAAAGTTGTCCGCACTATCATTACTGCTGTTAATCTTATTTAGAAAGATCTGCTTCTTTTAAATATCCTGAATCAATTAGAACTTCTTTATAGTTTGTTTTATCTACAGATACAGGTTGACATAAGTAAGATGGTACAACTTTTACTCCATTGTTGTAAGTCTTCTCATCATTAACTTCAGCTTTTTGACCTTTAATAGCTGCATCGATTGTTTTAACAGCTTGAGCTGATAATTTTCTTGTATCTTTGAATATTGTTGATGTTTGCTCTCCTGCAATTATAGATTTAATTGAAGCTGTTTCTGCATCTTGACCTGTAATTACTGGCCATGGAAGATCCCCTGAACCATATCCAACACTTCTTAACGCTTCTACAACACCACGGCTTATACCATCATAAGGAGCTAATACAGCATCAACTTTTTTACCTCCTGAGTAGTTAGCAGTTAATATATTTTCCATTCTTGATTGTGCTAAAGCTCCATCCCATCTTAATGTACAGATTTCATCAAATTTAGTTTGACCTGAAACTACAGTTAATTTCTTAGAATCTATATATGGTTGAAGTACTTCCATTGCACCTTCAAAGAACATATGAGCATTATTATCATCTGGAGACCCAGCAAATAATTCTATGTTAAATGATTTTTGTGCATTTTTTAAATCTAATTTCTTTTCTATATATTGACCCATTTGGTTTCCTACAAGTTTATTATCAAAAGAAATGTAATAGTCTACATTTGCAGTATTTTTAATTAAACGGTCATAGGCTATAACAGGAATTCCTGCATCTTTAGCTTTTTGACAAACATCAGTTAAAGATTCACCATCGATATTTGCAATTACTAAGCCACTAACACCTTTTGTAATTAAGTTTTCTGCTTGTGATACTTGAGTTTCTACAACGTCTTCAGCATATTGAAGATCTGTATTATAGCCAAGATCTTTTAACTGTTTTACCATGTCATTTCCATCATTTATCCAACGTTCAGAAGATTTAGTTGGCATTAAAATACCTATTGTTTTTCCGCTTCCTGATCCCCCGTCAGTTTTTCCCTGTGACTCTGTTTTAGAATTATCTGCATCTGAGTTTGGAGCACTAGTTGTTACACTACATCCACCGATAGAACCTAGTAATGCCATTGATAATAACATAGCCATTAATTTTTTCTTCATAATATTTTCTCCCTTCAACTTCCCATATAATAAATTATAAATTTATATTTTCTTTTAATCTGCTTAATAGTTATCATTTCTGATAAATTAAAGTGGACTAAAAGTTAATATTCTAAATTATTAAAACAATATAATTTTTTTAATACACTTATAACCAAAAATTAAACTTTATTAATACGTTTTCATCAAATTCAGACATGTTCTTATTTATTTTGACATATTATAAGTTAACTCAAGAATAACTAATATAGCCATAGCATTAGCATATTTACTACTAATATTGAATTTATACTCTGGATTCTTTCTCTTA encodes the following:
- the chvE gene encoding multiple monosaccharide ABC transporter substrate-binding protein, whose amino-acid sequence is MKKKLMAMLLSMALLGSIGGCSVTTSAPNSDADNSKTESQGKTDGGSGSGKTIGILMPTKSSERWINDGNDMVKQLKDLGYNTDLQYAEDVVETQVSQAENLITKGVSGLVIANIDGESLTDVCQKAKDAGIPVIAYDRLIKNTANVDYYISFDNKLVGNQMGQYIEKKLDLKNAQKSFNIELFAGSPDDNNAHMFFEGAMEVLQPYIDSKKLTVVSGQTKFDEICTLRWDGALAQSRMENILTANYSGGKKVDAVLAPYDGISRGVVEALRSVGYGSGDLPWPVITGQDAETASIKSIIAGEQTSTIFKDTRKLSAQAVKTIDAAIKGQKAEVNDEKTYNNGVKVVPSYLCQPVSVDKTNYKEVLIDSGYLKEADLSK